From a single Callithrix jacchus isolate 240 chromosome 5, calJac240_pri, whole genome shotgun sequence genomic region:
- the WFDC2 gene encoding WAP four-disulfide core domain protein 2 yields MPASRLCRLAAALLLGLLLFGFTLVPGTGAEKMGVCPELQADQNCTQECISDNECADNLKCCRAGCATFCALPNDKEGSCPQVNSDFPQLGLCRDQCQVDSQCPGRMKCCRNGCGKVSCVTPNS; encoded by the exons ATGCCTGCCAGTCGCCTCTGCCGGCTAGCTGCCGCCCTGCTCCTCGGCCTGCTGCTGTTCGGCTTTACTCTAGTCCCAG GCACCGGAGCAGAGAAGATGGGCGTGTGCCCCGAGCTCCAGGCTGACCAGAACTGCACGCAGGAGTGCATCTCCGACAACGAATGCGCCGACAACCTCAAGTGTTGCCGCGCGGGCTGCGCCACCTTCTGCGCTCTGCCCAATG ATAAGGAGGGTTCCTGCCCCCAAGTGAACAGTGACTTTCCCCAACTCGGCCTCTGCCGGGACCAGTGCCAGGTGGACAGCCAGTGTCCTGGCCGGATGAAATGCTGCCGCAATGGCTGTGGGAAGGTGTCCTGTGTCACTCCCAATTCCTGA